The genomic segment CCAAGTCCGACCACCCAGGCTCCTTCTCCCCCCTTCCGTTCTCTTCTTTTTGCTTCCTCTCTCTGACTCTCAAGACAATGGTCTCAGTGGCCCCTCCAACTGCCCACCTCCCTGCGGCCGTGGCTCCGCCCACGCACCGGGGGCTGGTTGACGAGGTATCGGCATAATTCCCCAATGTACTGGAACACTGTCACCCTGTGCTGCTGGCAGTCCTCCCAGAACTGGCCAGCTGAGAACTTGGACTTCAGCACCACTGTGGCCCCTGCCAGGATCAgggggggagaggaggaaggaaggaggcgaGGTTATAGCTGGAGGGGGGCGTGGGGTCCTGACTCCCTTCTTCCCAGATACTAGCCTTCACTATAGTGTAATTCCTTGAAAGACCAGGCTGTGACAGTCATACTTGCCACAGGCCAAGCTGGCCCTCATCCCTTCCCACCTGTAATTTAGGGAGGTGAGCGCCCTGTCCCCACTTCCATCCTAACGCAGTCCATTCTCTGAACCCTGCCCCCAGGTCTCAACCCTCTTCTCCATTTGCCCCTTCCTGGGCTGACATTCACAGCCCTCCCATCCCCTGGCCTTTGGAGCCTGGAGTTCCACGAACTGCATGCCCCCCCTGGTTGCTCAGCCTGTAGGTCTGTGCAGGTGATGCTTCTCCATTGAACCAGGAGCTCCTGTAGAGGagacccagcctccttcctctccaTTCTCCACCCTGAAGGGCTCAGGAAGCATCCCCAGGTGAGCACACCACAGTAGGAACTTAGAGGTTTGCTGGCATTAAGCACTTGCCAGAGGGCTGAATGAGGGGTTGGGGCGGGGGAGACTGACCAATGCCCAAGCATCCCACGATGCCCAACAGGGAGCCAGACATGTGGTAGAGTGGGAGGGCGAGGTAGATCACATCCTCCTGGTGGGCACCACACAGCTGGTAGAATGCCTGGCATTGCAGGATCTTCAGGTGACTGATCCGAGCAGCCTTGgggaggcctgggggtgggggcaggggaggtcaGGGAAGGGTCTGAACCCAAGCCTTGTCTCCCCCTTTGCCCCTGCTGGTTTCCCGCAGCAAGAGGCACAGGCAAGGCTGAAACTGAGAAGGCAGGCCGCGATGTCCCAGAAATGAGGGACGTTCAGGGAAGTGGAGAAATGAAGAGGGGTGGGAAGGTTGCCGAGGTAGGGGAGACTGGCCCCTGGGATCACCCTTCTCCCTGGGGGCTGTGGAGCAGTGGCCTAGGAGCCCAGGAGGTCACAGTTCCTGGTCCCAGGCCTCTGCCTTCCTTGGCTTTAGATTCTGGGAGGTAAATATGCTCACCCGTGGTGCCGGAGGTGAAGATATACAGGCATGTGTCCGTCATGTTCTGGGGGGCAGACAGGTACCCGGGCACTGGCCCATCCACTTCAGCGGAGGCCTCAGCCAGAAAATCGCTGATTCCAGCAGGACGGGTGTCAGAGCCCACAGTCCACAGGTGAAGCCCCATGGCTCTCAGGGCTGGCAGATCAGGCTCCAGGGACTCCAAGAATTCTGGATGGGGTGGGAAAGCACAGCCCCGCAGTTTCACCCGACCCAGAAGACTCCCCACCCTTTACCCTATTTGTGCCCCCACCCCCGACTCGCACAGTTCCCGAATAAGGAAGGCTGAAGAGGACAAGACCGACGTCCCATCATGGGCCTGGGACCTGGAGCCCAAGTCTTGGGAAATCCTTGGGAAACCAGAAAGAGACCCAGCTGCCTCCCGTCACAAGCCCGAAGAACTCTTTTCCGCACCGCTTCCGAACCCCCTGGAGAGAGTGCGGCCTCCTCTCCAGCCCACTCCCGCTCGGCCCTCGGCACGCCCCTTTCCGTggctggccccgcccccgcctgTCGGGCGCTCGGTCCTTACCTGGCGCCAGCACTAGCGCGCGGGCGCCGCAGCTGCGGAGGCAGTGCTGTAGGGGACCCCGGCGCAGAGCGGTGGGCACAAAGGCCGTGCGCAGGCCGGCCTTGGCCAGCCCGAACCAGAGCCACAGGAACTCTGGGCAGGCGGGGAGCAGCAGCGCCACGGTGGCCCCAGGTGCCAGAGGGGCCGCGCCATCCCCTTCCCGCACGGCCCGCGCCGCGCCGCTTCCGGCCGCCTGGTCTCTCGCGCAGTGCGCCGCCCGCTCGCCTTCCCCGGCGCCCCCCGTGCCGCCGCCGCCGAGTCCCCCATCCCAGCCTCGCGCGCGCAAAAAGGCGCGCGCAGCCCGGTTGCTGTGGCGCTCGGCCTCCGCGTAGCTAAAGCGCTGCGCGCCGTGAATGAGAAAGGTGTGCGCCGGTCGCTGCCGGGCCAGCTGCGCGAGGCGCCAGGCCAGGCTGCAGCCCCCCTCAGGACCTTCTGGGTCGGCGGCAGCCGCGGCCAGAGCGCGCGCTCGAAGGGCCCGTTTGCAGCGTAGGGCGCGCATCGTGAAGGCCAAGTCTGCCGCGAGCCAGCGCAACCTAGACCAGATgcgcagtggcagcagcagcagcggcagcagcagcagcagcaggagtagcAGCAGGAGAGAGGCCATGGTGCCTGCTTCCTCCACTCGGCCCGGTCTGGCCCCAGCAGCTCGCAGACAGGCCCGATACTCCCTTCCGACAAACTGGGGCCGCTGGTCTAGCGCTCAGACCTCTCCTTCCCGGGAGCGCGCGCGCTGGCACACGCCCCTTCCcacccagcccccctccccacgGGCGAAGAGCGGAGGCCCGGCAGGAGTGCTAGTGGGGGGCGGCCCCGCAGCCCGGCCCTTCCCAGAGCTATGCTCCGCCCCAGGCGCGCTCCCTCCCGGACCTCTCGCAGCCCGCACCCTACCAGCTCCTGGGCGGTGCTCAAGCCTTCTCTAAATCCCAGGATCGGGTGTTTCAAGGCTTTCTGTAGGACAGACTAGACATCAGCTGGACTTTGGACCCCCGGTCAGAGAGTCAGGGCACTAAGACCCAAGCCCATCATTCCCTTTTCCCTCTCATTTTCACGGGATGACGGGAGGGTGGCACTACTCTCCCAGGAGACTGAAGAACTCGGCCTCCTGCCCACATGGTGCTGCAAGTTGCGGCATGGCACGTTGGCCAgacccatgccctccctccagctgccagcagcagcaaccccaggAGATGGGGGGGGGCCGAGAGTGAAGTAGGGGAGAGGTGGAGGCCCAGCCAGCCAGATTTCTGGAGGGGCCTCGGCGGCAGAGGCCCCTCCCTTTGGGCAAAGGGACAATAATTGGGGCTAGCCAGCCAATGCTTTCCATCCTGGTTTTAATTGGGGCAGAGGaaacaggggaaggagagaggggaagcAAAAGAGGCCTCCGGCAGTTTAAGCTTTCAAAGGAAGGAGCAGCAGCTTTGAGGGATGGGAAAACCTGGATTCTGTAAAAGACAAATTTGCCGGCTGAACAGGAGGAGCTGTCTGCAGTCAGCCCAAACTTCACTCCTTTCTCTTCAGCCTGCCACTCAAGCACCCAGGACAGCAGCAGAACAAAAGCAGAGCCAAGGAGCTTTTCCGGTGGTACACAGGGATGGGCAAGTGGCTAGACAGGAAGAGGGTTCCTTCTCTCAGGTATCTGAACTCTCTACACCAGGCACACGTATTAGCAACCCCTGACCGACCcaacggaaaaggcaatggcaacccactccagtactattgcctggaaaatcccatggatggaggagcctggtaggctgcagcccatgaggtcgctaagagtccgacacaactgagcgacttcactttcacttttcacttcatgcattggagaaagaaatggcaacccactccagtgttcttgcctggagaatcccagggatgggggagcctggtaggctgccgtctatggggtcacacagagttggacacgactgaagtgatttagcagcagcagcagccccacccAACCCCAGCCCAAGCAGGTGGTCCTCCAGTAGCTGGTAAGCATTAGAGTATGACACACTAGCTTCTAGAAGGCAGCTATGCTCACCACTACACCACCAATGTAACACTAGCATTCCGGAAGCTTCTGTAAGCCTCTAGTTTCGTGAGAGATGGATAAGGACAGACAGGCTTCTGGGAGATGGTACAGCATTGATTTCTGCCTGGACAGGTCAGCACCTGGCCTGCACAgccagcagcagcaagaaggatGTGGGGGTTAAAGCCAACTCCCTCCTGCTCTGGACAAGAAGGGGGCGGGCAGGAAGCGAGAAGGGGAAGAAGGGTGCCAATTAAATCAAGACCACCGGTACATGCACAGGGTAAGTGGGGGCAGCAGCTCTGGCACAGAAGAGGTTCTGGCTTGttttattgtcatttaaaaacaacttttaaaatgcgATTATctctgccaaaaaaagaaaaagacaagacaGACAGATCCAAGGAAATGGGACCATTTGACAGTTCTGTGGAACATGTCTCTGGGACTCCCAGGGCTCTGGCCCCGAGTGAGGTGCCAACTTTGGGTCAGCACAAGCCTCCAGGGCACCCCGGGTGGGGCTGTGGCCTCCCTCTCAGATTCCTTCCTGAACACCTGTGGCACCCGGCCCTCAGAGAGGAAAAGGCGACGTGAGCACATCACAGATTAAATGCTCATTTCACACTGATGTACAGAGGGCAACTATAAAATGCCTATTCAGAGCAGATCAAGACCTGAaaggggagcggggaggggcgCGCACACACAGTTTTCACTCTCATCCTAGCCTCTGTGGCCACCCCTCGGCCATTTCTCTCCTCTACTGAAATAGCTTttggggaggctgggggagggggcgaggACTTCCTCCACAGTCCAGGCTTCGCACAGCCTCTGGCTTCAGTGGGAGCCCAGTGTCAGTGGGAGCAGCAGCGCCGGGGCTGCGGGCCCcagagaggagggggtggggctgggggctgcacgGCAGCTTCTCATGAGGGCTGGGCTCCAGGAGGCAGCTCGTCCTTCTCCCCAGGTGAGCTCTGGGATGGGGACAGGCTGCTTCCCCTACGATCTCCCCAGCCTCTGTTAACCTCTGATTCACCAAGGAGGGGAGGGCAGTCCAACTGGGGGTGGACGGGGAACAGGGCCTCAGTCACTGTCAGACCCCACTGCAGAGGACCCTTTCCGTTTCCTCTTGGTAGGCTTCGGTTTTGTGTCTTCTTCCTcctgggagacagaggagggagaGTCGCTAGCACGGGCAGCTGCTAGGCCCAGCTCCGCCCGCACCCGGCCTCTCCCTGCATCCCGTGCGTGGCATGCTCGGCCAGGGGTCTCACCGAGGCACTGCTGGAGCCAGACTCCTCCTCAGCATTGGGCGGCTGGGTGGCATTCTTTCGAC from the Bos javanicus breed banteng chromosome 3, ARS-OSU_banteng_1.0, whole genome shotgun sequence genome contains:
- the SLC27A3 gene encoding long-chain fatty acid transport protein 3, with the protein product MASLLLLLLLLLLLPLLLLPLRIWSRLRWLAADLAFTMRALRCKRALRARALAAAAADPEGPEGGCSLAWRLAQLARQRPAHTFLIHGAQRFSYAEAERHSNRAARAFLRARGWDGGLGGGGTGGAGEGERAAHCARDQAAGSGAARAVREGDGAAPLAPGATVALLLPACPEFLWLWFGLAKAGLRTAFVPTALRRGPLQHCLRSCGARALVLAPEFLESLEPDLPALRAMGLHLWTVGSDTRPAGISDFLAEASAEVDGPVPGYLSAPQNMTDTCLYIFTSGTTGLPKAARISHLKILQCQAFYQLCGAHQEDVIYLALPLYHMSGSLLGIVGCLGIGATVVLKSKFSAGQFWEDCQQHRVTVFQYIGELCRYLVNQPPNKAERGHKVRLVVGSGLRPDTWERFVRRFGPLQVLETYGLTEGNVATFNYTGQQGAVGRASWLYKHVFPFSLIRYDVTTGEPVRNTQGHCVATSPGEPGLLVAPVSQQSPFLGYAGGPELARGKLLKHVFQPGDVFFNTGDLLVCDNQGFLRFHDRTGDTFRWKGENVATTEVAEALEALDFLQEVNVYGVTVPGHEGRAGMAALALRPPHSLDLVQLYAHVSENLPPYARPRFLRLQESLATTETFKQQKVRMAKEGFDPSTLSDPLYILDQAGGAYLPLTPARYSALLAGDLRI